The sequence CTTTTTAGATTTTTCAAAAATCGGGCAACTTTGATTCAAGGTGCGTAAGCCTGCGTTTCAAACTCTTCAAAGGAGTGCcacgattggttaaaaatggagGCGTAAGCGGGTTGTTCTCTTTGTTTTGAGCCATCGGCGTCAACGATGGGGCTTACGTCAGTGTTCGGGCCACCGGTGTAGGAGGACGCTCCGGGCAGGCCGGCGCCGTTCAAAGCAAAGTAACCAGGATTGACTTTATAAGCGCATGGACGGTAGAAGTCGTTGGCTGCCGAGTCAACCACAGGAGCCATTTGGATCTTGTTGGGCCCGTCCTTGAGAGACTTTCGGTGGATTTTCATGTGAGCGTTGCGAGACTTGACCTTGGTGAATATTCTGGAGCAAACAGCGAAGATGTTATTCGATCACAACAAtgcctcagaaaaaaaaaataatacaacaaAAGACAGGGTGGACCCACTTGCCGCACTTTGTGCAAGGGTAGGAGCCAGCCAATGGCGTTGCGGCATCCGCCTCTTCCAGTCCAGGCTGTGTCTCTGTTGGCAGCGAGGCGGGGATTTCCTGTAGGAGATGGAACCGGTGTGAACCAAGGTTATGGTAGTTAaccaaaactaacaaaataacagaAACTAACTCACAATTTGACTCTGGTGTTGCTCTGACTCGCCGCCCTTCTCATCACAAatattcagctttttttttttgtgcagcttAGCTTGGCTTTTATTGACCAGGTAATAAAACTCCACGCACTGCTTCACTGTTTTTGTCTTCACCTGcaacacaaaaataattttctaTTTTGTACAGGATTCTTCCCGTACTACTGCAATATTTACTAAACTATATACCAATTTGTGTATGAGCGAAAAGTTTTTTCCATGAGTGTTCAGGGCTACGTTGAAGGTGCTCTTTTCGCTCTCGCTCCAAGCGTCGCTACCTGGAGATGACAAATGTGGAATTGTAAGCGGGGAACACAACAAGTGGTGGTGGGCGGGTGGGGTGGTGTGGGGGGTCACACAAAGACCGCCTTTGTCCGCACAATGGGAAATAGGCTGGCCTTTGCTGGCTAATTGCGTTGTTTAAAAGCTCAATATCACTTGTTGTGTCGTAATTATGGAGTAGTTTGAGGTTAAAGGTTACCAGCATAGTGGTAGTCCTCGGTCGGTAATGTCCCTGTTAGCAGTAGCATCTCCAGTGCGGCCTGCACGGGAAAGCCACTGAGGTGTAAAGCATCCAATGACATGGAACGACACGGGAAAGACACGGAGGCGGCTTACCATGACGTCTCCCTGACAGGCGTGCAGAGAGTGCAGCGCCAGCTCGACGTTGCTGCCCCCTCCTGGTAGGCAACTGGAGTTACTCAGTAACAGCAGCTTTTCCACTGAGAGCACGCACCAAAGATGCTTTGTGTCGTTAACTGAGGTAAAGATTTGGAATATCTCATTCGGACAACTCTTCACCTTGCTCCTGCGCCTTGCGATTCTCCGTGATCTTCTCCCGTGGCTTCCACAGAGACTGTTCCCAGGTTCCTTTCGACGCCACGGCACCGAATCTGAGAGGGGGGGGCTCTGCTTGGCAATCATTGCCGATGTTGATCTTTCTGAGGAGAATGAAGGGCAAATTCATCAAATTCAAGGTtcataattaccgtttttttccgtgtatagtgcgcccccatgtataatacgcaccctaaaaatggcatgctgatgctggaaaaaagcctgtacccatgtataatacgcacccaatttttatgaatttttttttatgaatttttttttttttttaagtcccaatgatcgtcacacacgcagggaggcaatgggtcccatttttatagtctttggtatggtcttaactaggctggatgtaatttattttgttggcgttgatttctccgactgcccataaacgcaccaccgaggcgtgcggacgtgaaaaaggcggctctgtatgagagagacgttgaagaggaataaaaacacccttggaaaccaaaacttggtgatttcaagtttcatttcgagggacatttgtcacgtctcgtccccagttttgctatgtgtctaggttgccatagtttctgttcgcgtcgcccctctcttcctgtgtcacctcaatcgatgtaacgtgttttgtatttaagtcctgtctgcccctcgctcaccgtcagataattgcatgtgttactgtcatgatgtctgtttgctttctgttcctgtctttggtaatgtcaccctgtctttttgttccacgactttgtcggtcagtcctgttgttggatttgttttctaaaaaaaaaagaaaataaaaaaaaaaaataataataaataaataaaaaattttgtacccatgtataatgcgcaccccagattttaggacaataaatttgttaaattttgcgcactatacacggaaaaaaacggtgatGAGGATTGACGCTTTCGCACTTTGGCCACCCGGGGGCAGTATAAGACAGACGTACGAGTATATAGAGTACTGGTGTTCTAtgcggaggataaagaatatattgaTTGACTAAATGCCAACGTCAGCAAATAGATGCTAATTGTTCGATAATTGTTCATTTATAAAATCCAGTGAGGTCTTTTTCGCCCCTCCGGGTCTATGACTATACTTACGCTTCAGTAGCATGATCATCCTGCTCTCTTTGCTGaatggaggagaaggaggagtaaAGGCCTGTCCCTTCCCGAGCCGGGTTGAGGAGGGGTCGAGGTGTATAGTGATCTCTTTTTTCCACATTAGCGTGAAGGAGGCTGGGAAATGGAGTTCCGGTGTAGGTTTGGCTTTTCTGCAAGAACGAGCAGCGTGTTAGGGTGTTCTAgggaaaaaaacgaaaaagggTGAAATTGTTCATTACCCAATAGTGAGCGGCACTTCCTGTCGCATGACTTGGAAGTGGGTGATTCGGGTCTCTGCGTGAGTTGATCGAGGATTTTCCAAGTGAGGGGAGCTGCTCTGTAAATTATGGGAAAAGATTAAAGACACGTTTTTTGAGGGTGTAGGCAAAGCTAGCGAGTAGGGTTGCGCAATTACGAAAAAATCCCCAAGGTCTTTGATTAAGATTGAAATCACGATGATATTTCCATTACTTGCGCTGCTTCTACTAGCTAGCTATTGTAGCTATCGATGCTAAATTGTATTGTATGCTAGATTGTACCTTGGATGTTGCATGAAGATCTCAAGTTGCCCTGCGCGGTCCCGTTTGAC comes from Syngnathus typhle isolate RoL2023-S1 ecotype Sweden unplaced genomic scaffold, RoL_Styp_1.0 HiC_scaffold_127, whole genome shotgun sequence and encodes:
- the LOC133148673 gene encoding zinc finger protein 541-like isoform X1, with translation MDDDFWSTQQFSNRHPHHPERPSFHLIPVMGPPPQDFPQQFGSQEKIHVTSFFSARRSTNTFEWLECGEKERSCDDAEAEFYSSPNWDVNSGQNFNPDLHKWSESCGELQNWDLGSSCKTPSPLSEMPWPTQIGTRQLLPSLKSATQKPGPVLDTFPLQPKQSIQESHWPIWGSGATKVEYFGPEKFFSPNTCSSAAPPFPFSQLESSMLSPPLTPLPPPSHSPCIQSHSQAGDDNGALHFFASNPQPLPSLNSFGVTWMFPAGSNGTAQGNLRSSCNIQEQLPSLGKSSINSRRDPNHPLPSHATGSAAHYWKSQTYTGTPFPSLLHANVEKRDHYTPRPLLNPAREGTGLYSSFSSIQQREQDDHATEAKINIGNDCQAEPPPLRFGAVASKGTWEQSLWKPREKITENRKAQEQVEKLLLLSNSSCLPGGGSNVELALHSLHACQGDVMAALEMLLLTGTLPTEDYHYAGSDAWSESEKSTFNVALNTHGKNFSLIHKLVKTKTVKQCVEFYYLVNKSQAKLHKKKKLNICDEKGGESEQHQSQIEIPASLPTETQPGLEEADAATPLAGSYPCTKCGKIFTKVKSRNAHMKIHRKSLKDGPNKIQMAPVVDSAANDFYRPCAYKVNPGYFALNGAGLPGASSYTGGPNTDVSPIVDADGSKQREQPAYASIFNQSWHSFEEFETQAYAP
- the LOC133148673 gene encoding zinc finger protein 541-like isoform X2, whose amino-acid sequence is MDDDFWSTQQFSNRHPHHPERPSFHLIPVMGPPPQDFPQQFGSQEKIHVTSFFSARRSTNTFEWLECGEKERSCDDAEAEFYSSPNWDVNSGQNFNPDLHKWSESCGELQNWDLGSSCKTPSPLSEMPWPTQIGTRQLLPSLKSATQKPGPVLDTFPLQPKQSIQESHWPIWGSGATKVEYFGPEKFFSPNTCSSAAPPFPFSQLESSMLSPPLTPLPPPSHSPCIQSHSQAGDDNGALHFFASNPQPLPSLNSFGVTWMFPAGSNGTAQGNLRSSCNIQEQLPSLGKSSINSRRDPNHPLPSHATGSAAHYWKSQTYTGTPFPSLLHANVEKRDHYTPRPLLNPAREGTGLYSSFSSIQQREQDDHATEAKINIGNDCQAEPPPLRFGAVASKGTWEQSLWKPREKITENRKAQEQVEKLLLLSNSSCLPGGGSNVELALHSLHACQGDVMAALEMLLLTGTLPTEDYHYAGSDAWSESEKSTFNVALNTHGKNFSLIHKLVKTKTVKQCVEFYYLVNKSQAKLHKKKKLNICDEKGGESEQHQSQIEIPASLPTETQPGLEEADAATPLAGSYPCTKIFTKVKSRNAHMKIHRKSLKDGPNKIQMAPVVDSAANDFYRPCAYKVNPGYFALNGAGLPGASSYTGGPNTDVSPIVDADGSKQREQPAYASIFNQSWHSFEEFETQAYAP